The Coffea arabica cultivar ET-39 chromosome 1e, Coffea Arabica ET-39 HiFi, whole genome shotgun sequence genome has a window encoding:
- the LOC140016952 gene encoding polyubiquitin-like — protein MLYTVRDVKAIVESIIGFPLYDLSLIYDGKKLNDSKINICLPVMKPVALKVKKSDTDDQNLGSVGIQQNTNLHFFVQNLLSTRLFIKRASDQKVLQIDAEASDTNHNGGGVKVTKEVIFQELLSSPDDSGIYYAWDFLIRVKYGHLWWNLKDFNYLCSTPVRIPCDKFSLIYSELLKREVKSLYTVRDVKAIVESIVGFPVNEQSLMCDGQQLDDSKVLSSYHIAAESILKIIVKDKIFHITGLRANPLFLEYGGKPLDNFQSLPRYNI, from the exons ATGTTGTACACTGTTCGTGATGTTAAAGCAATCGTGGAGAGCATCATTGGCTTCCCTCTTTATGATCTGAGCCTAATTTATGATGGCAAAAAACTTAATGATTCAAAG ATAAATATATGCTTGCCTGTTATGAAACCGGTTGCTTTGAAAGTGAAGAAATCAGATACA GATGATCAAAATCTGGGCTCAGTTGGGATTCAGCAGAATACTAATCTCcatttttttgttcaaaatttgctGTCAACGAGACTGTTTATCAAGAGAGCATCTGATCAGAAAGTCCTCCAGATTGATGCAGAGGCTTCTGATACCAACCACAAT GGAGGTGGAGTAAAAGTGACAAAAGAGgtgatttttcaagaattaCTGTCAAGTCCAGATGATTCGGGAATTTACTACGCATGGGATTTCCTAATTCGAGTCAAATATGGACATCTTTGGTGGAATTTGAAAGACTTTAATTACCTTT gctcgacacctgtcaggATCCCTTGTGATAAGTTCAGTCTAATTTATTCCG aGTTGTTGAAGAGGGAAGTCAAGTCGTTGTACACTGTTCGCGATGTTAAAGCAATCGTGGAGAGCATCGTTGGCTTCCCTGTGAATGAGCAGAGCCTAATGTGTGATGGACAACAACTTGATGATTCAAAGGTCCTATCTTCTTATCATATTGCTGCAGAATCCATCTTAAAGAT AATTGTGAAGGACAAGATTTTTCACATAACAGGATTGCGAGCTAATCCCCTGTTTTTGGAATATGGGGGAAAACCTCTAGATAATTTTCAGAGTTTGCCTAGATATAACATTTAG